One genomic region from Cydia strobilella chromosome 27, ilCydStro3.1, whole genome shotgun sequence encodes:
- the LOC134753451 gene encoding uncharacterized protein LOC134753451: MIGFRTPVKKATKSPSKDTAKSPNKSVRRSIDKWEAASGDVTQTLIPTVIPTTSQAGPAGVPPQTRQAIPNSVEKGPQRRVAEARALLEKAKAQMKLSGNIKREIKATVQEVIEQMYNIVKELAKDLKTEQDRKESSGRVVPGATASDTTFTLDEEQNRPPNTTREREVDERRWTNEEEAREIKTLIQRNTLLLEENTAKMDELKASMETQRETLERVATTATYASVAAAAPNTAQGAGPTSRRGTLHSVVVTSTDETETGDEVLGKIRKAVDAKDGWIKVERVRKAKDRKIIMGLATREEREKIKERLAKEGTNLVVEDAKNKDPLLVLRSVLTINSDEDIVRALRNQNKGIFRDLEDEENRVEIKYRRRTRNPHTCHVVACVSPIIWQRATGVGTVHLDLQRVRVEDQTPLVQCTRCLGFGHGKRYCTAAADLCSHCGGPHLRSECADWLARVPPKCQNCEKAELEDTEHNAFSLLAQANLQRKKLATEELYAEAKQRGIAVALLQEPYVGGAKVTRSYKGVRIFQGTGAGEGTVKAAIAVFDDDIKVTQYPKLTTDNVVAVSIQTSAWEVVLVSLYLEPDQPMEPHLEQLEKVAKELKPQRWIIGGDFNAKSTWWSSPVVDGRGEQLATTLDELGLNILNRGNTPTFDTVRGGKHYTSYVDVTACSIDILDLVDDWRVDQGLTSSDHNGIIFKVKLTKLVGITVQRTTRKFNTKKANWSEFYGKFRKLLQDHKIVKSEIESLNNNIKIEKVVTEFNAAIEEACISSMPKKKVKQQLTLPWWSEELAKMKKGVATRKRRIGCAAPVRRSKVVEEYAQYKEEYERAAAKAQVDSWKDFCHKQSREGVWEGIYRVIGRTARREEDSPLEKDGVVLDAKSSVRLLAETFYPKDCTTSDNDYHRQVRERADIVNDGEQDNTCEPSFTMAELKRAYDSFNPKKAPGEDGFTSDICLHAIETDPETFLALLNKCLSRGYFPRAWKTATVVVLRKPGRGDYTTPKSYRPIGLLPIMGKVFEKMVVNRLKFYLLPQMSDRQYGFMPQRSTEDSLYALMKYIRKKLDSKKIVTLISLDIEGAFDGAWWPAIRSRLAEENCPVELRRVIDSYLTDRRVTVRYAGEQYSLDTTKGCVQGSIAGPILWNLLLDPLLKSYGQRGDYCQAFADDVVLVVDGNTALEIETRANAALDHAREWGVSNKLRFAPHKTNAMVITRRLKYDTPRLSMGGTSIAMVKEMKLLGVTIDDKLTFNSHVSNVCRKAIAVYKQLSRAAKTDWGLHPEVVKIIYVATVEPIILYAASVWAHAANKLGVQKQLAVVQRGMAQKICKAYRTVSLNSALVLAGMLPLDLRVREAASLYEAKKGESLPALWPGDREVEQMASATEMPHPADREELRVVRLVNQDDVNSNSEFDVRIFTDGSRLEGGVGASLSIWKGETETKAHKLALSRYCTVYQAELLALCRATREAKKYAEKSYGVYSDSMAALQTIQNHSCLHPLAVEARENLKAMSLQGKVVTLHWIKAHAGLEGNERADELAKGAAVGSKRKPDYDQCPVSFVKRSIRMSTLAEWNRRYKSGETASITKLFFPDAVAAYRVTRKSEPNNLKTQLMTGHGGFSEYLNRFKCKESPSCVCDNNTQETVPHIIFECPVHDSERFDMEQKIKISITADKLHNIMASAEMDQFIEFCLKIRLNTFKQPSTASQDIGIATCDTSPEAPQRAPQFDTPHASGRHTVGAQKPKKQKTRGGVVEDPAVFG, from the exons ATGATAGGATTTAGAACACCGGTCAAAAAGGCCACCAAATCTCCGTCAAAAGACACGGCTAAGAGCCCGAACAAAAGTGTCAGAAGGAGCATTGACAAATGGGAAGCGGCTAGCGGGGATGTTACTCAGACTTTGATCCCCACAGTCATCCCAACAACATCGCAGGCTGGGCCTGCAGGAGTTCCACCCCAAACAAGACAAGCTATCCCAAACTCGGTGGAAAAAGGCCCGCAGCGGAGAGTAGCGGAGGCCAGGGCTCTGCTTGAGAAAGCAAAGGCCCAAATGAAGTTGTCAGGGAATATTAAAAGGGAAATAAAAGCCACCGTCCAGGAAGTAATTGAacaaatgtataatatagtGAAGGAATTGGCAAAGGACTTAAAAACAGAACAGGATAGAAAAGAGAGTTCCGGGAGGGTGGTGCCTGGAGCAACTGCTTCAGACACAACCTTCACGCTGGATGAGGAGCAAAACCGGCCTCCAAACACAACGAGAGAAAGAGAGGTAGACGAAAGGAGATGGACGAATGAAGAAGAAGCTCGAGAGATTAAAACTCTCATACAACGAAATACCTTGTTGCTAGAGGAAAACACAGCAAAAATGGACGAGCTGAAGGCCTCGATGGAGACCCAGCGGGAAACCCTAGAGAGGGTGGCGACGACCGCGACGTACGCAAGCGTAGCGGCGGCGGCCCCAAACACGGCGCAGGGTGCAGGACCAACCTCCAGGAGAGGTACTCTGCACTCGGTGGTCGTAACCTCGACGGACGAAACCGAAACGGGAGACGAGGTCCTCGGCAAGATAAGGAAAGCGGTGGACGCCAAGGACGGGTGGATCAAGGTGGAAAGGGTACGGAAAGCAAAAGATAGGAAAatcataatggggttggcaactagGGAGGAAAGGGAAAAGATTAAAGAAAGGCTAGCGAAAGAGGGAACTAATCTCGTCGTCGAGGACGCGAAGAATAAGGACCCCCTTCTGGTCCTTAGGAGTGTCCTCACTATAAACTCCGACGAGGATATAGTGAGGGCTCTAAGGAACCAGAACAAGGGAATTTTCCGCGACCTCGAGGATGAAGAGAACAGGGTGGAAATTAAATACAGAAGGAGGACCCGAAACCCACATACTTGTCACGTTGTGGCCTGTGTCTCTCCCATAATATGGCAGAGGGCGACGGGGGTGGGAACCGTCCATTTGGACCTCCAACGCGTAAGGGTGGAAGACCAGACGCCATTGGTGCAGTGCACTCGCTGCCTGGGCTTCGGCCACGGCAAGCGATACTGCACTGCAGCAGCGGACTTATGCAGCCACTGCGGTGGTCCCCACCTACGCTCCGAGTGTGCTGACTGGCTCGCGAGAGTCCctccgaagtgtcaaaactgtgaAAAGGCCGAATTGGAAGACACAGAGCACAACGCGTTCAGTCTG CTTGCACAAGCTAACCTGCAGCGAAAGAAACTTGCCACTGAGGAGCTCTATGCAGAGGCGAAGCAGCGAGGTATCGCTGTCGCGCTTCTCCAAGAGCCCTATGTAGGAGGGGCAAAAGTGACAAGAAGCTACAAGGGAGTACGAATCTTCCAGGGCACTGGCGCGGGGGAGGGAACAGTAAAGGCTGCGATCGCCGTCTTTGACGACGACATTAAGGTAACACAATACCCGAAACTCACCACCGACAATGTTGTAGCAGTGAGCATCCAAACCAGTGCCTGGGAAGTCGTACTCGTTTCCCTGTATCTTGAACCAGACCAACCCATGGAACCCCACCTTGAGCAACTTGAGAAAGTCGCAAAAGAACTAAAACCGCAGAGGTGGATAATAGGAGGAGACTTTAATGCGAAAAGCACCTGGTGGAGTAGCCCTGTAGTCGATGGCAGAGGGGAACAGCTGGCCACTACACTGGATGAGCTTGGCCTGAACATACTCAATAGAGGGAATACTCCAACATTCGACACCGTGAGAGGCGGCAAACACTACACAAGCTATGTTGATGTAACGGCCTGCTCCATTGACATACTGGACCTGGTAGACGACTGGAGAGTTGATCAGGGGCTGACAAGCTCGGACCACAACGGCATTATATTTAAAGTCAAGCTGACAAAACTGGTTGGCATAACGGTACAAAGGACAACAAGGAAATTCAACACTAAGAAAGCCAATTGGTCTGAGTTTTATGGAAAATTCAGAAAATTGCTGCAAGATCACAAAATAGTAAAATCAGAAATAGAAAGCTTaaacaacaatataaaaatagaaaaagtagTAACAGAATTTAACGCTGCAATAGAAGAAGCCTGTATATCGTCTATGCCTAAAAAGAAAGTCAAACAACAACTTACATTACCGTGGTGGTCCGAGGAACTCGCCAAAATGAAAAAAGGGGTCGCTACCAGGAAGCGCAGGATAGGGTGTGCTGCCCCAGTCCGGAGGTCAAAAGTAGTAGAAGAGTACGCACAATACAAAGAAGAGTATGAAAGGGCAGCGGCAAAAGCGCAAGTGGACAGTTGGAAGGACTTCTGCCATAAACAAAGCAGAGAAGGGGTCTGGGAGGGCATCTACCGGGTAATTGGAAGAACCGCACGCAGGGAAGAGGACTCACCGCTAGAGAAGGATGGAGTAGTGCTCGATGCGAAGAGTTCAGTGCGCCTGCTAGCGGAAACTTTCTACCCCAAGGACTGTACCACTAGCGACAATGACTACCATCGTCAAGTGAGGGAGAGAGCCGACATTGTGAACGACGGGGAGCAAGATAACACTTGCGAACCCTCGTTCACAATGGCGGAACTGAAACGTGCGTACGACTCCTTCAACCCAAAGAAAGCCCCAGGGGAGGACGGCTTTACCTCTGATATTTGCCTTCACGCCATAGAAACGGACCCAGAGACGTTCCTTGCACTgcttaataaatgtttaagccgAGGATACTTCCCTAGGGCTTGGAAAACCGCAACGGTGGTGGTCCTCCGAAAGCCTGGTAGAGGAGACTATACAACGCCCAAATCGTACAGGCCAATAGGACTGCTTCCGATCATGGGTAAAGTGTTTGAGAAGATGGTGGTGAACAGGCTAAAGTTTTACTTGCTGCCCCAAATGAGTGATCGCCAATACGGGTTCATGCCACAGCGCAGCACCGAGGACTCCCTTTATGCCCTAATGAAATACATACGAAAGAAATTAGACTCTAAAAAGATCGTAACACTAATATCACTGGACATAGAGGGGGCCTTCGATGGTGCTTGGTGGCCGGCTATCAGGTCCCGGTTGGCGGAAGAGAATTGCCCAGTTGAACTGAGACGCGTAATCGATAGCTACCTCACAGACCGAAGAGTAACAGTTAGATACGCGGGAGAGCAATACAGTCTGGACACCACCAAGGGATGCGTACAGGGATCGATAGCGGGCCCCATTCTGTGGAACTTGCTCTTGGACCCACTACTTAAAAGTTACGGGCAAAGGGGCGACTACTGCCAGGCATTCGCAGACGATGTCGTACTTGTCGTTGATGGGAATACCGCTCTGGAAATTGAAACGCGCGCAAACGCTGCTCTCGACCATGCTCGGGAGTGGGGTGTCAGTAATAAGCTTCGATTCGCACCGCATAAAACTAATGCAATGGTAATTACACGGAGGCTCAAGTATGACACCCCTCGACTGAGTATGGGCGGAACCAGCATCGCCATGGTAAAAGAGATGAAATTACTTGGTGTAACCATCGACGACAAGCTGACTTTTAACAGCCATGTTTCGAATGTCTGCAGGAAAGCGATAGCAGTCTATAAACAGCTATCTAGGGCTGCCAAGACAGACTGGGGGCTCCATCCTGAagtcgtaaaaataatatatgtggcaACCGTAGAGCCCATCATACTGTATGCCGCTAGTGTTTGGGCGCATGCTGCAAACAAATTGGGTGTCCAAAAGCAGTTGGCAGTGGTGCAACGCGGAATGGCGCAGAAGATATGCAAGGCATACCGCACCGTGTCCCTCAACTCGGCGCTGGTTCTGGCGGGGATGCTCCCTCTTGACCTCCGAGTCCGAGAGGCGGCTTCGTTGTACGAAGCCAAGAAGGGAGAGTCTCTGCCTGCCCTGTGGCCTGGAGATAGAGAGGTGGAACAAATGGCATCCGCAACTGAAATGCCTCATCCTGCGGATCGCGAAGAATTGAGGGTGGTTCGCCTGGTGAACCAAGACGATGTGAACTCGAACAGTGAGTTCGATGTGCGAATATTTACCGATGGCAGCAGGCTTGAGGGCGGGGTTGGAGCCTCACTTTCTATTTGGAAGGGAGAAACCGAAACCAAAGCCCACAAGCTTGCTCTATCGAGATACTGTACGGTTTACCAGGCGGAGCTCCTTGCCCTGTGCAGGGCCACTAGGGAAGCAAAGAAGTATGCCGAGAAATCGTATGGAGTCTACAGCGACTCTATGGCAGCCcttcaaacaatacaaaaccacAGTTGCCTTCACCCCCTCGCTGTAGAGGCCAGAGAGAATTTAAAAGCTATGTCTCTCCAGGGTAAGGTAGTCACCCTACACTGGATTAAAGCTCACGCAGGGTTAGAAGGCAACGAGCGGGCAGACGAGTTGGCGAAAGGAGCAGCAGTAGGCTCCAAACGAAAGCCGGACTATGACCAATGCCCGGTTTCATTCGTCAAGCGTAGCATTCGCATGTCGACGCTTGCCGAATGGAATCGGAGGTATAAGTCTGGCGAAACGGCTTCCATCACGAAGTTATTCTTCCCAGATGCAGTGGCGGCTTATAGGGTGACAAGGAAATCAGAGCCAAACAACCTAAAGACGCAGTTGATGACGGGACACGGTGGATTCTCTGAGTATTTAAACCGCTTCAAGTGCAAGGAGAGTCCATCGTGCGTCTGTGACAACAATACGCAAGAAACGGTGCCACATATAATATTTGAGTGTCCAGTTCATGATAGTGAGCGCTTTGAtatggagcaaaaaattaaaattagtataacTGCCGACAAACTACACAACATAATGGCTAGTGCGGAAATGGACCAATTTATAGAGTTCTGCTTAAAAATT AGGTTAAACACCTTCAAACAGCCGTCTACAGCCTCACAGGACATCGGTATCGCTACTTGCGATACATCGCCGGAAGCGCCTCAACGAGCCCCACAATTTGACACCCCGCACGCCTCCGGGCGACACACCGTTGGAGCACAAAagccaaaaaaacaaaaaacacgtGGCGGCGTGGTCGAAGATCCAGCGGTGTTCGGCTGA
- the LOC134753452 gene encoding uncharacterized protein LOC134753452 → MIGFRTPVKKATKSPSKDTAKSPNKSVRRSIDKWEAASGDVTQTLIPTVIPTTSQAGPAGVPPQTRQAIPNSVEKGPQRRVAEARALLEKAKAQMKLSGNIKREIKATVQEVIEQMYNIVKELAKDLKTEQDRKESSGRVVPGATASDTTFTLDEEQNRPPNTTREREVDERRWTNEEEAREIKTLIQRNTLLLEENTAKMDELKASMETQRETLERVATTATYASVAAAAPNTAQGAGPTSRRGTLHSVVVTSTDETETGDEVLGKIRKAVDAKDGWIKVERVRKAKDRKIIMGLATREEREKIKERLAKEGTNLVVEDAKNKDPLLVLRSVLTINSDEDIVRALRNQNKGIFRDLEDEENRVEIKYRRRTRNPHTCHVVACVSPIIWQRATGVGTVHLDLQRVRVEDQTPLVQCTRCLGFGHGKRYCTAAADLCSHCGGPHLRSECADWLARVPPKCQNCEKAELEDTEHNAFSLLAQANLQRKKLATEELYAEAKQRGIAVALLQEPYVGGAKVTRSYKGVRIFQGTGAGEGTVKAAIAVFDDDIKVTQYPKLTTDNVVAVSIQTSAWEVVLVSLYLEPDQPMEPHLEQLEKVAKELKPQRWIIGGDFNAKSTWWSSPVVDGRGEQLATTLDELGLNILNRGDTPTFDTVRGGKHYTSYVDVTACSIDILDLVDDWRVDQGLTSSDHNGIIFKVKLTKLVGITVQRTTRKFNTKKANWSEFYGKFRKLLQDHKIVKSEIESLNNNIKIEKVVTEFNAAIEEACISSMPKKKVKQQLTLPWWSEELAKMKKGVATRKRRIGCAAPVRRSKVVEEYAQYKEEYERAAAKAQVDSWKDFCHKQSREGVWEGIYRVIGRTARREEDSPLEKDGVVLDAKSSVRLLAETFYPKDCTTSDNDYHRQVRERADIVNDGEQDNTCEPSFTMAELKRAYDSFNPKKAPGEDGFTSDICLHAIETDPETFLALLNKCLSRGYFPRAWKTATVVVLRKPGRGDYTTPKSYRPIGLLPIMGKVFEKMVVNRLKFYLLPQMSDRQYGFMPQRSTEDSLYALMKYIRKKLDSKKIVTLISLDIEGAFDGAWWPAIRSRLAEENCPVELRRVIDSYLTDRRVTVRYAGEQYSLDTTKGCVQGSIAGPILWNLLLDPLLKSYGQRGDYCQAFADDVVLVVDGNTALEIETRANAALDHAREWGVSNKLRFAPHKTNAMVITRRLKYDTPRLSMGGTSIAMVKEMKLLGVTIDDKLTFNSHVSNVCRKAIAVYKQLSRAAKTDWGLHPEVVKIIYVATVEPIILYAASVWAHAANKLGVQKQLAVVQRGMAQKICKAYRTVSLNSALVLAGMLPLDLRVREAASLYEAKKGESLPALWPGDREVEQMASATEMPHPADREELRVVRLVNQDDVNSNSEFDVRIFTDGSRLEGGVGASLSIWKGETETKAHKLALSRYCTVYQAELLALCRATREAKKYAEKSYGVYSDSMAALQTIQNHSCLHPLAVEARENLKAMSLQGKVVTLHWIKAHAGLEGNERADELAKGAAVGSKRKPDYDQCPVSFVKRSIRMSTLAEWNRRYKSGETASITKLFFPDAVAAYRVTRKSELNNLKTQLMTGHGGFSEYLNRFKCKESPSCVCDNNTQETVPHIIFECPVHDSERFDMEQKIKISITADKLHNIMASAEMDQFIEFCLKIVRRVVKRNKTR, encoded by the exons ATGATAGGATTTAGAACACCGGTCAAAAAGGCCACCAAATCTCCGTCAAAAGACACGGCTAAGAGCCCGAACAAAAGTGTCAGAAGGAGCATTGACAAATGGGAAGCGGCTAGCGGGGATGTTACTCAGACTTTGATCCCCACAGTCATCCCAACAACATCGCAGGCTGGGCCTGCAGGAGTTCCACCCCAAACAAGACAAGCTATCCCAAACTCGGTGGAAAAAGGCCCGCAGCGGAGAGTAGCGGAGGCCAGGGCTCTGCTTGAGAAAGCAAAGGCCCAAATGAAGTTGTCAGGGAATATTAAAAGGGAAATAAAAGCCACCGTCCAGGAAGTAATTGAacaaatgtataatatagtGAAGGAATTGGCAAAGGACTTAAAAACAGAACAGGATAGAAAAGAGAGTTCCGGGAGGGTGGTGCCTGGAGCAACTGCTTCAGACACAACCTTCACGCTGGATGAGGAGCAAAACCGGCCTCCAAACACAACGAGAGAAAGAGAGGTAGACGAAAGGAGATGGACGAATGAAGAAGAAGCTCGAGAGATTAAAACTCTCATACAACGAAATACCTTGTTGCTAGAGGAAAACACAGCAAAAATGGACGAGCTGAAGGCCTCGATGGAGACCCAGCGGGAAACCCTAGAGAGGGTGGCGACGACCGCGACGTACGCAAGCGTAGCGGCGGCGGCCCCAAACACGGCGCAGGGTGCAGGACCAACCTCCAGGAGAGGTACTCTGCACTCGGTGGTCGTAACCTCGACGGACGAAACCGAAACGGGAGACGAGGTCCTCGGCAAGATAAGGAAAGCGGTGGACGCCAAGGACGGGTGGATCAAGGTGGAAAGGGTACGGAAAGCAAAAGATAGGAAAatcataatggggttggcaactagGGAGGAAAGGGAAAAGATTAAAGAAAGGCTAGCGAAAGAGGGAACTAATCTCGTCGTCGAGGACGCGAAGAATAAGGACCCCCTTCTGGTCCTTAGGAGTGTCCTCACTATAAACTCCGACGAGGATATAGTGAGGGCTCTAAGGAACCAGAACAAGGGAATTTTCCGCGACCTCGAGGATGAAGAGAACAGGGTGGAAATTAAATACAGAAGGAGGACCCGAAACCCACATACTTGTCACGTTGTGGCCTGTGTCTCTCCCATAATATGGCAGAGGGCGACGGGGGTGGGAACCGTCCATTTGGACCTCCAACGCGTAAGGGTGGAAGACCAGACGCCATTGGTGCAGTGCACTCGCTGCCTGGGCTTCGGCCACGGCAAGCGATACTGCACTGCAGCAGCGGACTTATGCAGCCACTGCGGTGGTCCCCACCTACGCTCCGAGTGTGCTGACTGGCTCGCGAGAGTCCctccgaagtgtcaaaactgtgaAAAGGCCGAATTGGAAGACACAGAGCACAACGCGTTCAGTCTG CTTGCACAAGCTAACCTGCAGCGAAAGAAACTTGCCACTGAGGAGCTCTATGCAGAGGCGAAGCAGCGAGGTATCGCTGTCGCGCTTCTCCAAGAGCCCTATGTAGGAGGGGCAAAAGTGACAAGAAGCTACAAGGGAGTACGAATCTTCCAGGGCACTGGCGCGGGGGAGGGAACAGTAAAGGCTGCGATCGCCGTCTTTGACGACGACATTAAGGTAACACAATACCCGAAACTCACCACCGACAATGTTGTAGCAGTGAGCATCCAAACCAGTGCCTGGGAAGTCGTACTCGTTTCCCTGTATCTTGAACCAGACCAACCCATGGAACCCCACCTTGAGCAACTTGAGAAAGTCGCAAAAGAACTAAAACCGCAGAGGTGGATAATAGGAGGAGACTTTAATGCGAAAAGCACCTGGTGGAGTAGCCCTGTAGTCGATGGCAGAGGGGAACAGCTGGCCACTACACTGGATGAGCTTGGCCTGAACATACTCAATAGAGGGGATACTCCAACATTCGACACCGTGAGAGGCGGCAAACACTACACAAGCTATGTTGATGTAACGGCCTGCTCCATTGACATACTGGACCTGGTAGACGACTGGAGAGTTGATCAGGGGCTGACAAGCTCGGACCACAACGGCATTATATTTAAAGTCAAGCTGACAAAACTGGTTGGCATAACGGTACAAAGGACAACAAGGAAATTCAACACTAAGAAAGCCAATTGGTCTGAGTTTTATGGAAAATTCAGAAAATTGCTGCAAGATCACAAAATAGTAAAATCAGAAATAGAAAGCTTaaacaacaatataaaaatagaaaaagtagTAACAGAATTTAACGCTGCAATAGAAGAAGCCTGTATATCGTCTATGCCTAAAAAGAAAGTCAAACAACAACTTACATTACCGTGGTGGTCCGAGGAACTCGCCAAAATGAAAAAAGGGGTCGCTACCAGGAAGCGCAGGATAGGGTGTGCTGCCCCAGTCCGGAGGTCAAAAGTAGTAGAAGAGTACGCACAATACAAAGAAGAGTATGAAAGGGCAGCGGCAAAAGCGCAAGTGGACAGTTGGAAGGACTTCTGCCATAAACAAAGCAGAGAAGGGGTCTGGGAGGGCATCTACCGGGTAATTGGAAGAACCGCACGCAGGGAAGAGGACTCACCGCTAGAGAAGGATGGAGTAGTGCTCGATGCGAAGAGTTCAGTGCGCCTGCTAGCGGAAACTTTCTACCCCAAGGACTGTACCACTAGCGACAATGACTACCATCGTCAAGTGAGGGAGAGAGCCGACATTGTGAACGACGGGGAGCAAGATAACACTTGCGAACCCTCGTTCACAATGGCGGAACTGAAACGTGCGTACGACTCCTTCAACCCAAAGAAAGCCCCAGGGGAGGACGGCTTTACCTCTGATATTTGCCTTCACGCCATAGAAACGGACCCAGAGACGTTCCTTGCACTgcttaataaatgtttaagccgAGGATACTTCCCTAGGGCTTGGAAAACCGCAACGGTGGTGGTCCTCCGAAAGCCTGGTAGAGGAGACTATACAACGCCCAAATCGTACAGGCCAATAGGACTGCTTCCGATCATGGGTAAAGTGTTTGAGAAGATGGTGGTGAACAGGCTAAAGTTTTACTTGCTGCCCCAAATGAGTGATCGCCAATACGGGTTCATGCCACAGCGCAGCACCGAGGACTCCCTTTATGCCCTAATGAAATACATACGAAAGAAATTAGACTCTAAAAAGATCGTAACACTAATATCACTGGACATAGAGGGGGCCTTCGATGGTGCTTGGTGGCCGGCTATCAGGTCCCGGTTGGCGGAAGAGAATTGCCCAGTTGAACTGAGACGCGTAATCGATAGCTACCTCACAGACCGAAGAGTAACAGTTAGATACGCGGGAGAGCAATACAGTCTGGACACCACCAAGGGATGCGTACAGGGATCGATAGCGGGCCCCATTCTGTGGAACTTGCTCTTGGACCCACTACTTAAAAGTTACGGGCAAAGGGGCGACTACTGCCAGGCATTCGCAGACGATGTCGTACTTGTCGTTGATGGGAATACCGCTCTGGAAATTGAAACGCGCGCAAACGCTGCTCTCGACCATGCTCGGGAGTGGGGTGTCAGTAATAAGCTTCGATTCGCACCGCATAAAACTAATGCAATGGTAATTACACGGAGGCTCAAGTATGACACCCCTCGACTGAGTATGGGCGGAACCAGCATCGCCATGGTAAAAGAGATGAAATTACTTGGTGTAACCATCGACGACAAGCTGACTTTTAACAGCCATGTTTCGAATGTCTGCAGGAAAGCGATAGCAGTCTATAAACAGCTATCTAGGGCTGCCAAGACAGACTGGGGGCTCCATCCTGAagtcgtaaaaataatatatgtggcaACCGTAGAGCCCATCATACTGTATGCCGCTAGTGTTTGGGCGCATGCTGCAAACAAATTGGGTGTCCAAAAGCAGTTGGCAGTGGTGCAACGCGGAATGGCGCAGAAGATATGCAAGGCATACCGCACCGTGTCCCTCAACTCGGCGCTGGTTCTGGCGGGGATGCTCCCTCTTGACCTCCGAGTCCGAGAGGCGGCTTCGTTGTACGAAGCCAAGAAGGGAGAGTCTCTGCCTGCCCTGTGGCCTGGAGATAGAGAGGTGGAACAAATGGCATCCGCAACTGAAATGCCTCATCCTGCGGATCGCGAAGAATTGAGGGTGGTTCGCCTGGTGAACCAAGACGATGTGAACTCGAACAGTGAGTTCGATGTGCGAATATTTACCGATGGCAGCAGGCTTGAGGGCGGGGTTGGAGCCTCACTTTCTATTTGGAAGGGAGAAACCGAAACCAAAGCCCACAAGCTTGCTCTATCGAGATACTGTACGGTTTACCAGGCGGAGCTCCTTGCCCTGTGCAGGGCCACTAGGGAAGCAAAGAAGTATGCCGAGAAATCGTATGGAGTCTACAGCGACTCTATGGCAGCCcttcaaacaatacaaaaccacAGTTGCCTTCACCCCCTCGCTGTAGAGGCCAGAGAGAATTTAAAAGCTATGTCTCTCCAGGGTAAGGTAGTCACCCTACACTGGATTAAAGCTCACGCAGGGTTAGAAGGCAACGAGCGGGCAGACGAGTTGGCGAAAGGAGCAGCAGTAGGCTCCAAACGAAAGCCGGACTATGACCAATGCCCGGTTTCATTCGTCAAGCGTAGCATTCGCATGTCGACGCTTGCCGAATGGAATCGGAGGTATAAGTCTGGCGAAACGGCTTCCATCACGAAGTTATTCTTCCCAGATGCAGTGGCGGCTTATAGGGTGACAAGGAAATCAGAGCTAAACAACCTAAAGACGCAGTTGATGACGGGACACGGTGGATTCTCTGAGTATTTAAACCGCTTCAAGTGCAAGGAGAGTCCATCGTGCGTCTGTGACAACAATACGCAAGAAACGGTGCCACATATAATATTTGAGTGTCCAGTTCATGATAGTGAGCGCTTTGAtatggagcaaaaaattaaaattagtataacTGCCGACAAACTACACAACATAATGGCTAGTGCGGAAATGGACCAATTTATAGAGTTCTGCTTAAAAATTGTGAGAAGAGtcgtaaaaagaaataaaactagatag